In the genome of uncultured Fibrobacter sp., the window AGGTGGCAGATTGATGTGCGTGCCCTTGCACGCCGCTGGTATTGTAGGGCTACGCCCGTATATGAAGAACCGCCGGCTTCGCCGGCGGGTCACTTTTTTGTCCCGTTAAAATCATTTTACCTGCAATATTGGCAAAAAACGCCTGAAAATAGCGTGTATAGGAATAGAGAACATTCATAAACGTATTCTACCTACTTGACATATACACACTAAATAGGTATATTGAATGATACAAAGTTTTGCAGACAGAGAAACAGAACTTACTCTATTCGCATAAATGACCAATGGCGTATTTGTTTTTCAATGAACGAAGGACACTTTTATAACGTTGAGATTGTTGACTATCACTAGGAGTAAACCATGAGCAAGCATATTGAAACGCCTACTATCGGAGAAATCCTGAACGAAGAGTTTTTTACGCCTATGGGTTTATCTGCCTACAAGGTCGCTCAGGCAATCAATGTTCCTGTTTCAAGAATCCAGGACATTCTTCACGACCGCAGACGAATTACGGTTGACACATCCTTGAGGCTCGCCAAGTTCTTTGGTGTTTCCGACGATTACTTCATCTCTTTGCAAGATGACATCGATATTCGCAATTTGAAAATTGAAATCGCCGAGGAACTCGAGAATATCAAGACCTTTGTGCCGGTGTAAGACATTCGTCCCTCATTTTTTACTACATTACGGCCATGCTATACGGTATTTGTTCTGATATCCATTCTAACGCGGTGGCTTTCGAGGCGGTTCTTGCCTCCATGAAGGACAACGGGGTAGAACGGAGGGTTTGTCTGGGTGATTTAGTGGGTTATGGTGCGGATCCTGACGAAAGCGTTCGTCTGGCTCGCGAAAATATGGACATTTGTATTATCGGTAACCACGACAGTGTGGCGATCAAGCACGAGTCCAGCGCCGGGTTCAACCCCTATGCCAAGCAGGCCATCGAATGGACGCAGAACCACTTGTCGGACGATTCGATTTCGTACCTGCGTTCGCTGCCGTATGTTTGCGAAGAAAACGACATTTGCTTTGTGCATGCCTCTCCGCTTTCGCCCGCGGACTGGGTGTACGTGACCGAGCTTGAAGATGCCCTCGACGCCTTTGAACATTTCAAGGGCCGCTACTGCTTTGTGGGCCATACACACAGCCCGGTGATTGTGGCGAGCCGCCCGAATGCAATCCCCAAGATTCTGGACGAATACGAATACAGGATTGAGGACACGGAACGCCTGTTGGTGAACGTGGGGAGCGTGGGCCAGCCGCGTGATCGCGATCCGCGCTCTTGCTGGTGTCTGCTGGATACCGAGACCATGTGTGTGCGTTTGATTCGTGTCGATTACGATGTGTTCGAAACGCAGGAACGCATGAAAAAGGCCGGCATGCCGAGTTTCTTGATTGACCGTCTGAGTGTAGGCCGCTAGTCCCATGAAATGGGTCTTGGCTGTTTTTGGTAAGGCAGGTTCGCCGTTCATTGCCGACGAGGTCGACAAGTATGTCAAGCGTTTACGTGGGGGAATGTTCCCGCTCGAAGTCGTGGAACTCAAAGAGTCCAAGATAGACGACCGCATGCAGGCATTGGCACAAGAAGCGACACTTTTTGACAAGAAATTCCCGAAGTCCGAATACAAGCGCGTCATTTTGTCCGAAGAGGGCAAGCTGATGGATACGGTCAAGCTTTCGGATACGCTCCGGGACCGTTTTCCGGGAAATATCGTGTTCTTGATCGGGTCGGCGTACGGCATCGACGAGAACCTGAAAAAGACTGCCGACTTGCTCCTTTCGCTTTCGCCGTTGACGTTTACCCACGACCATGCGCGTGTGCTTTTCGCCGAACAGCTTTACCGCGTTCAGATGGTGATGCAAAACCACCCCTATCATCATAGATGACCGCTCGCGCCCAAACCAAATTTTTTTTGAAAAATTGCGTTTTCACCCCTTGACAGCGGACCTTTTTAATTCTATTATTGTGCGCGTCCTAAGCGACTATGGATGATTAGCTCAGTTGGTAGAGCAGCTGACTCTTAATCAGCGGGTCGCAGGTTCGACCCCTGCATCATCCACGAAGACCTCTCCTCACGGAGAGGTTTTTCTTTTATACTGGCAAGTCAATCCTGTCTTATGCCAGAATCAGCATCTTTCGTTTGAGTAACAATATTTCTATATTTGCCGCCGTAAAAAACGGATAAATCATGAACGCAGAAATCGAAAAACGCCGCACTTTTGCTATTGTCAGCCACCCTGACGCGGGTAAGACCACCATCACCGAAAAGTTCCTGTGGTACGGAAACGTGATTCGCGAAGCGGGCCACGTGCGCGCCAAGGCAAACCGCAGCTACACGGTGAGTGACTGGATGAAGATCGAGCAGCAACGCGGTATTTCTGTTTCGAGTTCCGTGCTGAATTTCCCGTTCGAAGGTTGCATGTTCAACCTGGTCGATACCCCGGGGCACCAGGACTTCTGTGAAGATACTTACCGCGCCCTGACCGCCGTGGATGCGGCCCTCGTGCTTATCGACAGCGTGAACGGCGTGGAAAAGCAGACCATCAAGCTCATGGACGTGTGCCGCATGCGCCATACGCCGATCATCACGTTCATCAACAAGATGGACTTGGATGGCCGCCACGTGCTTGACCTGCTCGACGAAATTGAAAGCATCTTGAAAATCAAGGTCGCCCCCTTTACGCTCCCCATTGGCGTGGGTAAGCTTTTCAAGGGTGTGTATTCCATCGCTGAAAACACCTTCCACACCTTCAATAAAGAAGAAGGCCATCAGGAAATCATCCAGATGGAAGGCCCGGATGATCCGCGCCTTGTAGAAATGTGCGGCGAAAACTGGGTCGCCCAGTTCAAGGAAGAATACGAGATGGTGACCGGTGCCATGGACCCGTTCGACCACGAAAAGTTCCTGAAGGGCGAAATGTGCCCCGTGTTCTTCGGTTCTGCGGTGAATAACTTCGGCGTGCGTCAGCTGTTGAACGCTTTTGCAAAGCTTGCGCCGCCTCCGATGGTGCGCGAAACCGACAAGCGCCCGGTGAGCCCCGACGAAAACGACTTTAGCGCGTTTGTGTTCAAGATTCAAGCGAACATGGACCCCAAGCACCGTGACCGCACGGCATTCCTGCGCATTTGCTCGGGCAGCTTTACCCGTGGCGAAAAGGTTTACCACGTGCGCACAGGCCGTGAAATTCGTTTGGCTGCTCCGACGGCATTCCTCGCGAAAGACAAGGAAGTTATCGACCACGCCTGGGCGGGCGATATCGTGGGTATCAATGACCCGGGACTTTTCCGCATCGGCGATACCTTGACCGACGGCGAAAAAATCAACTTCACCGGCATTCCGGACTTTGCTCCGGAACACTTTGCCCGCGTAACGCTCCTGAACCCGCTTAAGAGCAAGCAGATGGCGAAGGGCCTTGCTGAACTTTCCGAAGAAGGTGCGACTCAGTTGTACGAACCGCTCAAATCCGCTATTCCTGTGATTGGTGTGGTGGGCGAGTTGCAGTTCGACGTGCTCAAGTTCCGCCTGCAGAGTGAATACGGCGCCGACGTGTCGCTGGACCGCGTGCCCGCTCACGGAATCCGCTGGGTTTCTGGCCCCGAAAAGGATGTCGCCAAGTTCGCCGAAGAATACGCGATGGACTGCATGATGGATAAGGAACGCAACCTGGTTTGCCTGTTCCCGAACGAATACCGTCTGAACCTCGCCATCAAGAACTACGAAAACCTGACCTTCGCCGCCACCTCGCAAGGGTAATTTTTTTAATAAATTCTAAATTAAGTAAAAGTTCCTTACAATGGGGGTTGTATTATGGCTTTGAAAAATTTTATGTCACCCTGGAGCTACGCTGTGGCGATAGGGTCCATGTTCCTTTTCGCAGCCTGCGGTGATGACAGCAGTTCCACTAAGGTTGCTGAGCCTGTCGATGATCCGTCAAGTTCGTCAATTGCGGTCGAGACTCCTGATGGAGAGGAATCTTCTTCCTCTGTCATCCAGAGCGATAATGAAGGGTCCAGCAGTAACATTGACTCGTTGAATTCATCCTCCAGCATTAGCGAAGAATCCAGCAGTTCCAAGGTCCCTGAGCCTGCCGAGGGGGCCACTAGCAGCTCGTCAGTTGAACAGAACTGCTCGGCAATTTTAAAGGGAAAGTCTGGCTGGAGTTGGGATGTTCCTAAAGAATGTCGATTTAACCCGGATATTACCTATGGCACGATGACTGACTCTCGTGACGGTCAAACCTACAAAATCATAAAGATTGGCAATCAGACATGGATGGCAGAAAATCTGAACTATGCTGATAGTACGAACACTCCGAGCTTGTTGGAACGCAGTTGGTGTTATAACAAGAAGCCCGAAAACTGTGCCGTGGGAGGACGCCTTTACACTTGGGCGGCAGCCATTGACTCGGTAAAACTTGCTACCGATGCCGATAATCCCCAGGATTGCGGTTACGGCAAGACATGCACGCTTCCGACAATAGTTCAGGGCATTTGCCCCGATGGCTGGCATCTGCCGACACAAGCAGAATGGGAAACTTTGTTTACTGAGGTGGGCGGACAATCGATGGCTAGCGATATTTTGAAATCGCTAACAGGTTGGTATTCTAATGGCAGCGGTACGGATGATGTGGGCTTTTCTGCAATCCCTGCTGGCTTCAGATACAATAATGGTCGCTTCATTGATAGTCAGTATGCCTATTTCTGGTGTGCCTCTGAGTATGATAGCCTCCAAGCCCACGACATGGACTTGGATTACTTTTACAAGAGTCCGAAACTGTTCAGTTTTGAAAAAAATTACGCCTTTTCAGTTCGTTGTCTAAAGGACGACCCATAGGCTCTACTCGCTTGCTTCCGTCGCACTAATTTGTAATAAAAAGTTTTCAAATTCATGAAGCTTCATGGCTCCTTCCATCGGGGTTTTAGGGGTGTCCCCCTAGGCGAGGGGGTGGGGAGCAACGAAGTGCGATACAGGGGGAGACTTCCCCCTTTATTGTTGTTCTAGGAAGATTCGTAATATTGAATCTTTCATCTCACATTGCACATTCGTCATTACGGCCTACTCCCTACTTTTTATATATTTCCCCTACACAGGTAAGCATAGCGCTTACCCAGGATTTTTTAACATCAAAAGGAAAAACATGAAACGTCTCCCCATTGTTGCTCTCGCAGTATGTTTCGCTGGTCTCGTTGCCTGCAATCAGGCTTCCGCCGGCGGTTCGTTCAACCAGCAGGCCAGGCTTGATAACCTTGAAAAGGATTTCAAGCAGGTCAAGGAAGAATTTGAAATCATCAAGTATGCCCTCGACAAGCGCGGCATCTCCTTGGAACAGGCCCGCGCCGAAATGGAAGCGGACAACAAGGTCTGGGACATTCCCGACGAAGACAGCCCGGTCTTTGGCAACACCAAGAACCCGAAGCTCACGATTGTTGAATTTACCGAATTCCAGTGCCCGTACTGCTCCCGCATCGCTCCGGTCATGAAGGAACTCAACGAAAAGTATCCGGACAAGATCAAGTTCGTGTACAAGCACTTCCCGCTCAGTTTCCACTCCAACGCTCGCGCTGCCGCTGCCTCTTCTATCGCTGCACACAAGCAGGGCAAGTTCTGGGAATACCGCTACGCTCTCGCTCCGCATAGCCGCGAACTCGGCGACTCCATCTATGTGGAAGTTGCAAAGCAGATCGGTTTGAACGTGGAACAGTTCAAGAAGGACATGGTGCTTGACTCTGCCATGAACGCCCGTATCGACAAGGACTTCCAGCTCGGTACCGAAGTCGGCGTGCAGGGTACTCCGAACTTCTACATCAACGGCAAGCGTCAGGACCGTTTCAGCCCCGAACTGGTTGAAAAGCTCCTCAAGGAAGCCAAGTAATCTTTTAAGCGGTTCAATCTGTAAACGCGACTTTAAGTCGCGTGCTCCCTTTTTGAACGCGAAAATTTTAATTTCAAAATCAAACTAAAACACAACCAAAAGGACACGATCATATGATGAAGCGTACATTGACTGCCGCTACCGTCGCCCTCCTCGGCTTCGGCGTAACGGCTACAATGGCTCAGCCGAAAGCACCGCGTGTAGTTCCTTACAAGTTCTTCGACGAACAGTATCGTCCGGGGGGCTTTGACTACGCATACGGCGGTAAGAGCAAAGGTATCACCATCACTAAAGACGGCGGCTACAAGTCTAAGGCTGCCTTGAACATCAAGCTTGACCCGAGCGAATATTCGGGTGCATCTGTTTGCTTGTACAACGAAACCTTCGACCTCAACAAGTTCATGCTCGACTCCAAGCTCGAATTCATGATCAAGGGTAAGAAGGGTGGCGAAGCCGTTAAGGTCGGCCTTTTGGATGAAGAAGTTTCTGACGGCAAGAAGACCCAGGTCGTTCTCCCGATGAACAAGTACATCCAGGGCGGTGCCGTGACGACGGATTGGAAGAAGGTTTCCATTCCTCTCGTGGACTTCCCGGACCGTGGTCTCTACTGGGACAACACCCGTAAGTCTGAATTCCCGGCTCGCATCGACTGGGACAAGATTGCTGAAATCCGCTTCTCTATCGACAAGAGCGGCGCATCTGATTTCGAAATCTGGGTCGACAACATCGAAATCGTGAAGGGCAACAAGAAGGCCGCTCCGAAGAAGAAGGTTGTCTACTGGGATGAAAACAACGACGTCATTGACGGCCCGAAGAACCCCGAAAAGCTCGACGGCAAGGCTAAGCCTGTCAAGAACGGTACGTTCTACGATAACCAGCTCAAGGGCTTCAGCTACAGCTACGGTGGTCTCTCTGCCCAGCGCGAAGCTGACTCCAAGACTCAGGGCAACCCGAACGTGCTCGCCCTGTACATCGATAACAACGACTGGTCTGGCGTGACCTACTCTCTTGGCGAAGGCAAGTACATTGACCTCTCCAAGGTTCGCAACAAGGGTGGTCTCTACTTCTGGATCAAGGGTAAGCTCGGTGGCGAAAAGGTCTACGTGGGTATCCTCGACAACCAGGGTAACGACATCAAGAGCCAGACCAAGATCAGCCTGAACGACTGGATCGAAGGCTCCAAGGTCAGCAAGGACTGGAAGCTCGTCAAGATTCCTCTGAAGAAGTTCGGCGACAAGGGTAAGGCTTGGGACGCTAACAAGCAGGCCGAAGTTGCTAAGGACGTGCAGTGGAACAAGATTCAGGAAGTCCGCTTCTCTGTGGGCAAGGGTGAAAACCAGGGTGAACCGGGCAAGCCGGCTCCTGTGACCATCTTCGTCGACCAGATTACCTTCACCGAAAATATCGACTGGGTTGACCCGGATATCAAGTGGGATAACTGGAAATCCAAGGCTCCGGATGTCGTGATTTCTGACTTCGAAGGCAAGTTTGGCAAGGACAAGTGGGAACCGTCTTTCGGTCCGAAGTCCAAGGCCGAAATCGAAATGCCGTACAAGACCTCCAAGCTCGACGGCAACAGCCTCTACATCAAGCACTTCGAAATGTCCGACTGGGTGGACTTCGTTCTTGACTTTACCAAGAATGGTGCCGCTCACGACGCTAAGCAGCGCGACTGGACGAACCACTGGGGTATCATGTTCGACGTTTACTCCGAACGTGCATGGCAGTCCATTACGGTTCAGATCGGTGACGCTGGCAACGAACTCTTCGTTTCCAACACCGGTGTACCTCGCGGTCGCACCACGGTGATCGTGCCGTTCCGCACGTTCTCCAAGTTCCCGTACTACCAGCCGCCTAACGCTAAGGAAAACGGCGTATTCGACCTCAAGAACGTCGTTTCTCTCGACTTCAAACCGGGTGGAGAAGGTTCTAACGGTAGCTTCGAAATCGACAACATTAAGCTCACCAACCAGAAGGAAGTCAAGGCTGCTGCTCGCCCGGCTCTCGTGAAGGTTGAAGTTAAGGGTACCGGCGACGTGATCAACCCGAACATCTCGGGCGGCCTCTTCGGTATCAACGCAGCACTTTGGGATGGCGACATGCTCGACAATCCGAAGTTCAAGGTTCAGACTGCTGAATACGCCAAGCGCATCAACCACGGCATCATCCGTTATCCGGGTGGTCTCCGTGCCGATGACGACCACTGGAAGGAAATCCTCGACAACCACGACTGGATGGTCGATACCGACGAATTCCTCGCCTGGTTGAAGAAGACCGGTTCTAACGCCATGTTCACCGTGAACTTCGGTTCCGGTACCGAACAGGAAGCCGCTGCTTGGGTGAAGCACACCAACATCGACAAGAAGGCCGGCATCGTTTACTGGGAAATCGGTAACGAAGTCTATGGTAACTGGCACCCGTACTATGAAAAGTATGGTAAGGACGGCGGTACCATTTATGGTAAGCGCGCCCGTAAGTTCATCGAAGCCATGAAGAAGGTTGACCCGACCATTAAGGTCGCAGTCCTCGGCGTGCTCGATGGCCAGTGGAACGACAACGTGCTCAAGGAAACCGGCGACATTGCCGACGGTCTCATTGTTCACCACTATCCGCAGCACTTCGGTGAAGAAAACGACTTCGCCCTCCTCTCTGCTCCGCAGGACCTCGTTCCTATCTACAGCCGTCTCCATAAGGTTGTAGACAAGTGGACCAGCCACTTCAAGAAGGACAAGAAGATCGAACTCTGGCTCACCGAATGGAACTCCGTGGACTTCAACCCGGGTCCGCAGACCATCTCTCTCGAAAACGGTCTGTTCGTTGCTGACTACCTCGCTATGCTCGCCACTGAAAATGTGGACAACGCACAGTACTGGGATATCCACAACGATATCACTCCGGAAGGCGGTGACTACGGTTACCTGACCCGTTCTGCAGAAGAATGCATGAACTGCCCGCGTCCGAGCTACTGGGCATTCCAGATGGCTTCTGACGCTCTCCGCGGCAAGCTCCTCAAGACCGAAATCTCCGGTGACAAGGAATCGCTCATCACGACCTACTACACCGAAAACGGCAAGAAGAAGAGCCTCCTCGTGATCAACAAGAGCCCGTACAGCGACTACGAACTCAAGTTGAACATCCCGGGCTTCAAGGGCAAGGCCACTGTCCAGACTCTCGACCGCAGCACCGAAAAGCTGAAGGAAGGCTGGGCAAACGATCCGTCCAAGAAGGCCAAGAAGGGTGTTGACATTAGCAAGCCGATCAAGGTCGGCAAGCGCACCGTCACCCTCATCACGGTGGAATAAGGAATATCATTCCGGCTTAACCGCCGGAATCATTCTTTGAAGAAACGCCTCGGCTCTGCCGGGGCGTTCTTTATATATCCGGCAAATATATCCGATTAATGAAGCCGGCTGTATAAACGAAAAGCCGCAGGCATTTGCCCGCGGCAATTTTTTTTTGAGATCCTTCGACTTCGCCTGCGGCTCAGCTCAGGATGACACGGTTGTGTTATCGTTCCAGGCGGAAGTACACAGCTGCAAGCGGCGGGAGTTGAATGTTGAGGCTCCACTGCCTGTTCTGCCACGGGATGTCCTGCGTCCAGACTTCGCCGAAGTTGCCCACATTGGAGCCGCCGAACATGCTAGCGTCAGTGTTGAAGATTTCCTTCCACTTGCCGCGAGTCGGAGCGCCGAGGCGGTAGTCGTTGCGGACCACCGGCGTGAAGTTGAATACGCAGAGGATTTGGTTCCCGTGATCGTCCTTACGCACGAAACTTACGATGGAATTGTCGGCATCGTCGCACCAGATCCATTCAAAGCCTGTGTAGTAGTGGTCGATTTCCCAGAACGGGGCGTTTTCCTTGTACAGGTGGTTCAGAACCTTCATCATCTGCAGGAGCTTGCCGTGGCTATCCCAGCTGATCAAGTGCCAGTCGAGGGAGCGCTTCTCGTTCCATTCGCGGAACTGGCCAAAATCGTTGCCCATGAAGTTGAGTTTTTTGCCCGGGTGCGCATACTGGAAAGCGTAGGTGAGGCGGAGGTTTGCAAACTTCTGCCAGTTGTCTCCCGGCATCTTGCCAAGCATAGAACCCTTTCCGTGAACCACTTCGTCGTGGCTGAACACCTGGATGAAGTTTTCGCTGTAGGCGTACACCATGCTGAAGGTCAGCTGGTTGTGGTGGTACTTACGGTGAATCGGTTCGTGCTGAATGTAGCTCAAGAAGTCGTTCATCCAGCCCATGTTCCACTTGTAGTGGAAGCCGAGGCCGCCCTGTTCAGGCGGACGCGTAATGCTGGGGAAGCTGGTAGATTCTTCGGCAATCAAGATTGCATGGGGCGTGAGGCGGCCCATGATGCTGTTCAAGTGCTTTAGGAATTCCAGCGTGTCATAGTTGATGTTACCGCCGTCCTTGTTCGGCACCCACTGGCCGGGTCCCTTGCCGTAGTCGAGGTAAAGCATCGATGCCACTGCGTCGACGCGGAGACCGTCGCAGTGGAATTCCTTGAGCCAGTACATGGCGTTTGCAATCAAGAAGTTCTTGACTTCGTTGCGGCCCAGGTTAAAGATGTAGGTGCCCCAGTGCGGGTGTTCGCCCTGGCGCGGGTCGGCGTGTTCGTAACAGGCGGTGCCGTCGAAACGTCCGAGGGCGTGGGCATCCTTCGGGAAGTGTGCCGGAACCCAGTCCACAATCACGCCGATTTCGTTCTGGTGGCAAAGGTCCACAAAGTGGCGGAACTGGTCTGGCGTGCCGTAGCGGCTCGTGGGGGAGTAGTATCCGGTCACCTGGTAGCCCCAAGATTCATCGAGCGGGTGTTCGGCAAGCGGCAAGAATTCCACGTGGGTGTAGCCCATTTCCTTGAGGTACGGAATCAGGGTTTCTGCAAGTTCGTCCCAGTTCAAGAATCGATCCGGATTAGCGGGGTCGCGACGCCAGGAGCCGGCGTGGACTTCGTAAATGTTCATCGGCGAACCGAAGACCTTGGTGGCCCAATGCGTGGACATGTACAGGTCGTCGCCCCATTCGTAGCCGTCGAGGTGCGTGGTGATGGAGGCGGTTGCCGGGCGGACTTCGCTGAGCTTTGCAAGTGGGTCCACCTTCACGTGCAGGTTGCCGTCGGCACCGTGAATTTCATAGCGGTAGAGTTCGCCTTCGCCAATGTTCGGAATAAAGATTTCCCAAATGCCGGTGGAGCCGAGCATGCGCATTTGGTGGCGGCGACCGTCCCAGCTGTTAAAGCTACCGACCACGGAAACGGCGTGGGCGTTCGGAGCCCAGACGGCAAAGTGTACGCCCTTAAAGCCCTGGTGTTCAACAAGGTTTGCGCCCAGCTTGCGATAAAGCTCGTAGTGCGTGCCGCTCGAAATCAAGTGGCGGTCAAAGTCGCTAAGTACGGGGAGGAATGCATACGGGTCGGTCAGCGTGTATTCGTTGCCGTCATCCTGCTTAATAATCAAGTTATAGAAGAACGGTTCGTATTCCTTGTCGAGAATGGCTTCGAAAAATCCTGTGTTGCCAAGCTTCATGAAGTCGAACTCGAACTCGCCGTCGCAAGATTCACCACGAATAAAACTTGCCTGCGGCTGGTAAGCGCGAATCACCGTCTTCACGCCGCGGTCCGTATTCAGCGGATGCAAACCCAAGATGGAAAAAGGATCCTTTGTATTAAAATCCCAAATGGCACGCATGTCTTCCGAAGTCAAGCTCGTGAAGTCATTCCATTCCATATCATACTCCTGTAAAACACCTAGTTGTAATGTCGTAAATATAACTTAATCAAAAAAAATGGGGCTTTGCAATTCTATATTTGGGGCATGTACAGGCGAGTCCTTACGATTCAAGATATTTCGTGCTTTGGACAGTGCTCCCTCACGGTGGCACTGCCGATTATTTCTGCGTGCGGTGTAGAGACGGCGGTGTTGCCGTCGGCGATTCTTTCGACCCATACGGGCGGCTTTACGGGCTGGACTTTCCAGGATCTGACTAAAGAAATGTTGCCGATTAGCGAGCATTGGCGCGTGGCTGATATTCGTTTCGATGCTTTCTATACCGGTTATCTGGGTTCTATTGAGCAAATCAACATGGTTCAGCACATTATGGACACCAACGGTGTCGATGGAGCGATTCGGGTAGTCGACCCAGCCATGGCCGACAACGGGGCGCTTTACCCCGGCTTTAACATGGAATTTGTCGCTGCCATGAAGGATTTGTGCGCCCATGCCGATGTTTTGCTCCCGAACATGACCGAAGCTTGCATGCTCACGGATACGGAGTACAGCGAAAATATTGACCGCGAAACGGTCGAACTGCTTTGCAAAAAACTCTGCGAACTGGGCACCAAGTCGGTAGTGCTGACCGGTGTCGGATTCCGTCCGGGTTACACGGGCGTGATGCTTTACGACGGTAAGGAATTCAACTACTACGAACACAAGAAGATTACCAAGGGCTTTAACGGCACCGGTGACTGCTATGCCTCGGCTTTTGTAGGAGCCATGCTCCGTGGCCGCTCCATGGTCGATGCGGCCCGAATTGCGGCCGACTTTGTGCTGGAATGCATCGAAAAGACTTATGAAGACAAGTCTCACTGGTATGGAGTCAAGTTTGAACTTGCGCTCCCGAGCTTGATTAAAAATTTAGCAGACGAGTAGGTTCTTATGGCAATTGCGATGGAAGAAACGGTTGACCCGATGCAGTTTACGCAGGTGTTCAAGGTAACGCCTGAAATGATTGACGACAACCACCATTTCAACAACGTGTGGTCGGTCAAGTGGATCCAGGATATCGCGATTGCCCATTCCGATTCCGTGGGCGGTACGGCCCTGATGCGTGACCTGGGTGCAGGTTGGATGATTCATGTGCAGCACGTGGAATACAAGAATCAGGCTTTCCTCGGTGACGAAATCCGCGGAACCACGTGGGTCGCTGCCTATGGTAAAGTCGCCAGCTTACGCAAATGCCGCTTTGAACGCGTTTCTGACGGCAAGGTGATTTTTGAATCGGAAACCCAGTGGGTGCTTGTCGACCTGAATCGTGGTCGCCCCATTGCCATTACCGACGAAATGAAGCGCCTGTACGTCGGGCACTAAAGAATCTTTTTCGCCAAATTCTGGATGAACGCGCGCCAGCCCTTGTCGCCTTTCTTGTGGTACGGCGGGTAAAGGAATGTCATGGTGTCGAGGGCACTCTGCCGCATCACGTTGCGTTCGTGGCTGAATGTCTTGAATCCGTAAATCCCGTGGTAATTGCCGGTACCGCTCATGCCGACACCGCCAAACGGAACCGACTGATTTGCAATCTGCAAAATGCAATGGTTCACGCATGTTGAGCCCGAGGTGGTGCGGGCGATGATTTCGTTGATTTTCACTTCGGACTTTCCGAAGATGTAGAGTGCCAGCGGCTTAGGACGCGCTTGAACGAAGGCAATTGCCTCTTCTAGCGAATCGTAGGCGATAATTGGGAGAATCGGTCCGAAAATTTCAGATTCCATGATGCGCATGTCGGGCGTGACGTCGGTCAGCACGGTCGCGGGCGTGTAACGGTTTTCAATGTCTTCGGGGCTGAAATGTGCGCCCAAGACAGCCTTTGCGCCCTTGGCGATAGCGTCTTGGATCAGCCCTTGATGGCGCTCCACAGTTCGACTTTCTACGATGTGCACGAAAATTTCGGAGTTGCGGCGTGCCTCATCGGTTTCGCCGTACATCTTCTTTATGTTGTCTGCAATGGCTTCGGCGAGTGGTTGCATTAAGCGGCGCGGGCAAAGCATGTAGTCGGGAGCGATGCAGGTTTGGCCTGCGTTCAGGCACTTGCCCCATGCGATTTTCTTTGCGGCATCCTTGATGTTCACGTCATCTAGAACGATTGCCGGCGATTTTCCGCCGAGTTCAAGCGTCACGCCAGCATGAATCTTGGCCGCTTCTTCTGCCACATGGGCACCCACGTTCGGGCTACCCGTAAAGAACACATGGTCGAAGGGGAGAGCGAGCAGCTGGTCGCCAATTTCGGCACCGGCGCCCTGCACGACAGCGACTTCGTTCTGCGGGAAAACTTCTTTAAT includes:
- a CDS encoding 23S rRNA (pseudouridine(1915)-N(3))-methyltransferase RlmH, coding for MKWVLAVFGKAGSPFIADEVDKYVKRLRGGMFPLEVVELKESKIDDRMQALAQEATLFDKKFPKSEYKRVILSEEGKLMDTVKLSDTLRDRFPGNIVFLIGSAYGIDENLKKTADLLLSLSPLTFTHDHARVLFAEQLYRVQMVMQNHPYHHR
- a CDS encoding metallophosphoesterase family protein codes for the protein MLYGICSDIHSNAVAFEAVLASMKDNGVERRVCLGDLVGYGADPDESVRLARENMDICIIGNHDSVAIKHESSAGFNPYAKQAIEWTQNHLSDDSISYLRSLPYVCEENDICFVHASPLSPADWVYVTELEDALDAFEHFKGRYCFVGHTHSPVIVASRPNAIPKILDEYEYRIEDTERLLVNVGSVGQPRDRDPRSCWCLLDTETMCVRLIRVDYDVFETQERMKKAGMPSFLIDRLSVGR
- a CDS encoding HigA family addiction module antitoxin; its protein translation is MSKHIETPTIGEILNEEFFTPMGLSAYKVAQAINVPVSRIQDILHDRRRITVDTSLRLAKFFGVSDDYFISLQDDIDIRNLKIEIAEELENIKTFVPV
- a CDS encoding thioredoxin domain-containing protein — translated: MKRLPIVALAVCFAGLVACNQASAGGSFNQQARLDNLEKDFKQVKEEFEIIKYALDKRGISLEQARAEMEADNKVWDIPDEDSPVFGNTKNPKLTIVEFTEFQCPYCSRIAPVMKELNEKYPDKIKFVYKHFPLSFHSNARAAAASSIAAHKQGKFWEYRYALAPHSRELGDSIYVEVAKQIGLNVEQFKKDMVLDSAMNARIDKDFQLGTEVGVQGTPNFYINGKRQDRFSPELVEKLLKEAK
- a CDS encoding peptide chain release factor 3 yields the protein MNAEIEKRRTFAIVSHPDAGKTTITEKFLWYGNVIREAGHVRAKANRSYTVSDWMKIEQQRGISVSSSVLNFPFEGCMFNLVDTPGHQDFCEDTYRALTAVDAALVLIDSVNGVEKQTIKLMDVCRMRHTPIITFINKMDLDGRHVLDLLDEIESILKIKVAPFTLPIGVGKLFKGVYSIAENTFHTFNKEEGHQEIIQMEGPDDPRLVEMCGENWVAQFKEEYEMVTGAMDPFDHEKFLKGEMCPVFFGSAVNNFGVRQLLNAFAKLAPPPMVRETDKRPVSPDENDFSAFVFKIQANMDPKHRDRTAFLRICSGSFTRGEKVYHVRTGREIRLAAPTAFLAKDKEVIDHAWAGDIVGINDPGLFRIGDTLTDGEKINFTGIPDFAPEHFARVTLLNPLKSKQMAKGLAELSEEGATQLYEPLKSAIPVIGVVGELQFDVLKFRLQSEYGADVSLDRVPAHGIRWVSGPEKDVAKFAEEYAMDCMMDKERNLVCLFPNEYRLNLAIKNYENLTFAATSQG
- a CDS encoding fibrobacter succinogenes major paralogous domain-containing protein, which translates into the protein MALKNFMSPWSYAVAIGSMFLFAACGDDSSSTKVAEPVDDPSSSSIAVETPDGEESSSSVIQSDNEGSSSNIDSLNSSSSISEESSSSKVPEPAEGATSSSSVEQNCSAILKGKSGWSWDVPKECRFNPDITYGTMTDSRDGQTYKIIKIGNQTWMAENLNYADSTNTPSLLERSWCYNKKPENCAVGGRLYTWAAAIDSVKLATDADNPQDCGYGKTCTLPTIVQGICPDGWHLPTQAEWETLFTEVGGQSMASDILKSLTGWYSNGSGTDDVGFSAIPAGFRYNNGRFIDSQYAYFWCASEYDSLQAHDMDLDYFYKSPKLFSFEKNYAFSVRCLKDDP